In Kogia breviceps isolate mKogBre1 chromosome 19, mKogBre1 haplotype 1, whole genome shotgun sequence, a single genomic region encodes these proteins:
- the SPACA3 gene encoding sperm acrosome membrane-associated protein 3 — protein sequence MEGGSWAPRRWTCLPGIPLLALASLLSCQLTSGQAKVYSRCELARVLQDFGLDGFRGYSLADWVCLAYFASGFNTAATDQEADGSTNSGIFQINSRKWCKDLNPNVPNMCQMYCSDLLNPNLKDTVICAMKIIQGPQGLGTWEVWRHHCQGQDLSDWVNGCEL from the exons ATGGAAGGTGGGAGCTGGGCTCCCAGAAGGTGGACGTGCCTGCCTGGGATCCCGTTGCTGGCCTTGGCCTCTCTGCTCAGCTGCCAGCTCACCTCCGGCCAGGCCAAGGTCTACAGTCGCTGTGAGCTGGCCAGAGTGCTGCAGGATTTCGGCCTGGATGGATTCCGGGGATACAGCCTGGCAGACT GGGTCTGTCTTGCTTATTTCGCAAGTGGCTTCAACACAGCTGCCACGGACCAGGAAGCCGATGGAAGTACCAACAGCGGCATCTTCCAGATCAACAGCCGGAAGTGGTGCAAAGATCTCAACCCCAATGTCCCAAACATGTGCCAGATGTACTGCTCAG acCTGTTGAATCCTAACCTCAAGGATACTGTTATCTGTGCCATGAAGATAATTCAAGGTCCCCAGGGTCTGGGCACCTG GGAGGTCTGGAGGCATCACTGCCAGGGCCAGGACCTCAGTGACTGGGTGAATGGCTGTGAATTGTAG